TCTATTTCTGAGAGatcatcctcttcttcctcttctttataCATCAATTGGTCTAgcttttcatcatctataTCACTTTCGCTATCCTCATCCTTTTTGGCCGATGAGGAGGAttctttgtcttctttaGCTATCTTCTCGTCTATGTCGTCgtagtttcttcttcttttgtgtttcttcactttctttCCTGACTCTTCGTCAGCATTTTCACTTACATCCTTTAAAGGCCTTTTATCTTGAGCATGTtcctttgttgaagatagCTCCTCCACAGCAACTTGAGAATTTACTTCTTCCTTCACTTCCTTGTTTTCCTCAGACATATTCAAATTCTGGCTATATATAGATAAGTTCACCCTCAGCTATCGTAATGCTAAGTTCTAATGTAGTATTTGAATATTCAATTGTAACATGtacttaaaaaaaaaccaacaaTGAAATACATTT
This genomic interval from Kluyveromyces marxianus DMKU3-1042 DNA, complete genome, chromosome 4 contains the following:
- the CHZ1 gene encoding Chz1p, with protein sequence MSEENKEVKEEVNSQVAVEELSSTKEHAQDKRPLKDVSENADEESGKKVKKHKRRRNYDDIDEKIAKEDKESSSSAKKDEDSESDIDDEKLDQLMYKEEEEEDDLSEIDTSNIITTGRRTRGKIIDYKKTAEELSKNTNGSKDEGEGDEDDEDDEFQESAIEKK